From the Leifsonia sp. AG29 genome, one window contains:
- a CDS encoding ECF transporter S component, protein MQSSIASTAARPARVLRWRVVDIVVASVVAVASGVVFWVWDLLQNPISGPVTAVAPGFQGILNGPWLFAGVLTALIVRKPGAALYGELVAAVVSALIGTQWGIATLYSGLVQGLGAELVFALFLYAGWGLVPALLAGAGAGAGESILDLLYWYPGSKPEFAVVYAITTIVSGLVFAGLGSWLLVRALARTGALTRFAAGREATGRV, encoded by the coding sequence GTGCAGTCATCCATCGCATCCACCGCCGCGCGGCCGGCACGCGTCCTCCGCTGGCGTGTCGTCGACATCGTCGTGGCCAGCGTCGTCGCGGTCGCCTCGGGCGTCGTCTTCTGGGTCTGGGATCTCCTCCAGAACCCGATCTCCGGTCCGGTCACGGCCGTGGCGCCCGGTTTCCAGGGCATCCTCAACGGACCGTGGCTGTTCGCCGGCGTCCTGACCGCCCTCATCGTCCGGAAGCCGGGAGCCGCGCTGTACGGCGAGCTCGTTGCGGCGGTCGTGTCGGCCCTGATCGGCACCCAGTGGGGCATCGCGACGCTGTATTCGGGCCTCGTCCAAGGGCTCGGAGCCGAGCTGGTCTTCGCCCTGTTCCTCTACGCAGGCTGGGGCCTCGTGCCCGCGTTGCTGGCCGGGGCCGGCGCCGGAGCTGGCGAGTCGATCCTCGACCTCCTGTACTGGTATCCGGGGTCGAAGCCCGAGTTCGCCGTCGTCTATGCGATCACCACGATCGTCTCCGGACTCGTGTTCGCCGGCCTCGGCTCCTGGCTCCTCGTCCGCGCACTCGCGCGCACCGGTGCCCTCACCAGGTTCGCCGCCGGACGAGAGGCGACCGGGCGGGTCTGA
- a CDS encoding ABC transporter ATP-binding protein, with the protein MTTRPGAPAAVRADDWGWRYSGRRSWAARGLTLRVEPGERVLLLGASGAGKSTLLAGLAGVLGGDDDGEAEGALTVAGSRPSAARGTTGLLLQDPESQIVLARVGDDVAFGCENIGLPRDQIWPRVGWALASVGLDLPLDRPTSQLSGGQKQRLALAGLLAMQPGLLLLDEPTANLDPEAAVEVRDAVGAVLRATGATAIVVEHRVDLWREIVDRVVVLDPDGGVLADGPPDAVLADPSGELARAGVWLTGAGEATPPLIEPGERLLTARGLVFGRGPAITGQRRWGRSRRAARRATGIALPHHVDLDLAEGSALALTGRNGSGKSTLALTLGGLLPVFGGTLEAHSALAGQASVRPAEWASRELLTRIGSVFQDPEHQFLTSRVRDELAAGPRALRLPASEVEERVDALLAGLFLTELADANPFTLSGGQKRRLSVGTALATRPRLLLLDEPTFGQDANTWRSLVDLIVGLRAEGHAIVAATHDDAFIAAVGAAELRLASPAEVSA; encoded by the coding sequence GTGACCACGAGACCCGGCGCACCCGCGGCGGTCCGCGCCGACGACTGGGGCTGGCGGTACTCCGGCCGCCGGTCCTGGGCCGCCCGCGGGCTGACGCTGCGGGTGGAGCCCGGCGAGCGGGTGCTCCTGCTCGGTGCCTCCGGCGCCGGCAAGAGCACCCTGCTCGCCGGGCTCGCCGGCGTGCTCGGCGGTGACGACGACGGCGAGGCGGAGGGTGCGCTGACCGTCGCCGGGTCGCGGCCGTCGGCGGCCCGCGGGACGACGGGGTTGCTCCTCCAGGACCCGGAGTCGCAGATCGTCCTGGCGCGCGTCGGAGACGACGTGGCCTTCGGCTGCGAGAACATCGGTCTGCCGCGCGACCAGATCTGGCCACGGGTCGGCTGGGCGCTGGCGAGCGTCGGCCTGGACCTGCCGCTCGACCGGCCGACCTCGCAGCTCTCGGGTGGTCAGAAGCAGCGGCTGGCGCTCGCGGGCCTCCTCGCGATGCAGCCGGGACTGCTCCTCCTCGATGAGCCGACGGCCAACCTCGATCCGGAGGCAGCGGTCGAGGTGCGGGACGCCGTCGGAGCGGTCCTCCGCGCCACGGGCGCCACGGCGATCGTCGTCGAGCACCGGGTCGACCTCTGGCGGGAGATCGTCGACCGCGTGGTCGTGCTGGATCCGGACGGCGGCGTCCTGGCCGACGGCCCGCCGGATGCCGTCCTCGCGGACCCGTCGGGCGAGCTCGCACGCGCCGGCGTCTGGCTGACCGGGGCCGGCGAGGCGACTCCGCCCCTGATCGAACCGGGGGAGCGCCTCCTGACCGCTCGTGGTCTCGTGTTCGGCCGGGGTCCCGCGATCACCGGCCAGCGCCGCTGGGGTCGCTCGCGTCGTGCCGCACGACGCGCGACCGGCATCGCGCTTCCCCACCACGTCGACCTGGACCTCGCCGAGGGCTCGGCCCTGGCGCTCACCGGGCGGAACGGCAGCGGGAAGTCCACGCTCGCCCTCACGCTCGGCGGCCTGCTGCCGGTGTTCGGGGGGACGCTCGAGGCGCACTCCGCGCTCGCCGGGCAGGCGTCGGTCCGGCCGGCGGAGTGGGCATCACGGGAGCTGCTCACCCGGATCGGGAGCGTCTTCCAGGATCCCGAGCATCAGTTCCTCACGTCCCGGGTCCGGGACGAGCTGGCCGCCGGTCCGCGGGCGTTGCGCCTCCCGGCCTCCGAGGTGGAGGAGCGGGTCGACGCGCTGCTCGCCGGCCTGTTCCTGACGGAGCTCGCCGATGCGAACCCGTTCACCCTCTCCGGCGGTCAGAAGCGGCGCCTCTCCGTCGGAACCGCTCTCGCCACGAGGCCCCGGCTGCTCCTCCTGGACGAACCGACGTTCGGTCAGGACGCGAACACGTGGCGCAGCCTCGTCGACCTCATCGTCGGTCTGCGGGCCGAGGGGCACGCGATCGTGGCCGCCACGCACGACGACGCCTTCATCGCCGCCGTCGGCGCCGCAGAGCTGCGACTCGCCTCTCCGGCGGAGGTGTCGGCATGA
- a CDS encoding energy-coupling factor transporter transmembrane component T family protein codes for MTLLQPVRQGPLATLNPVASVGAAVIVSVVLLLSIDPVSAGVALVLEGLLLCFAAIPPRILLARTAPVWAAAPLAGVTTALYGQTSGTVFVQWWAVEISSGSLELALATTLRILAVGLPAVLLFITIDPTDLADGLAQLVRLPARFVLGALAGFRLVGLFVDDWRALTLARRARGVAESGAARRMAGQAFALFVLSIRRGTKLATAMEARGFGSPVRRTWARPSRFRRRDWAALGVACAIAATAAGVAIAVGSWNAPLG; via the coding sequence ATGACGCTCCTCCAGCCTGTCCGGCAGGGGCCGCTGGCGACGCTCAACCCGGTGGCCTCGGTCGGGGCAGCCGTGATCGTGAGCGTCGTGCTGCTGCTCTCGATCGATCCCGTCTCGGCAGGGGTGGCGCTCGTCCTGGAGGGGCTCCTCCTGTGCTTCGCCGCGATCCCGCCGCGCATCCTCCTCGCTCGCACGGCACCGGTGTGGGCCGCCGCGCCGCTGGCGGGGGTGACGACGGCTCTGTACGGACAGACCTCGGGGACCGTCTTCGTCCAATGGTGGGCGGTCGAGATCAGCTCCGGTTCGCTCGAGCTCGCCTTGGCGACGACGCTGCGCATCCTCGCCGTGGGACTGCCGGCCGTCCTGCTGTTCATCACGATCGATCCGACCGATCTCGCCGACGGCCTCGCGCAGCTCGTGCGCCTCCCGGCGCGGTTCGTCCTCGGAGCGTTGGCAGGCTTCCGGCTGGTCGGGCTCTTCGTCGACGACTGGCGCGCTCTGACGCTCGCGCGGCGCGCGCGGGGCGTCGCCGAGTCGGGAGCGGCCCGTCGGATGGCCGGGCAGGCCTTCGCGCTCTTCGTGCTCTCGATCCGTCGGGGGACGAAGCTCGCCACGGCGATGGAGGCGCGCGGTTTCGGCTCTCCCGTCCGCCGCACCTGGGCTCGACCGTCGCGCTTCCGCCGCCGGGACTGGGCGGCGCTCGGGGTGGCCTGCGCGATCGCGGCGACCGCGGCCGGGGTGGCCATCGCTGTGGGGAGCTGGAATGCGCCGCTCGGCTGA
- a CDS encoding ATP-binding protein: MRRSADSAEPAAWTAGLDVLERTVGRAVMEARTRNRLPIILIDGPSGAGKSSLADHLLASWSAPGEPRLVRMDDLYPGWDGLDAGSVALGAELLVPLRATGSGRWRRWDWAADRPGEWETVRGSEPLIVEGCGTLSRPNAELADLGIWLDADDELRRARAIARDGETFAAHWDQWQDEFERYLARENPRENADVVVDITAWPFGTLANQPTGTNVEA, from the coding sequence ATGCGCCGCTCGGCTGACTCGGCCGAGCCCGCGGCGTGGACCGCAGGGCTCGACGTGCTGGAGCGGACGGTCGGCCGGGCCGTGATGGAGGCGCGCACGCGGAACCGCCTCCCGATCATCCTCATCGACGGTCCGAGCGGGGCCGGCAAGAGCAGCCTGGCCGATCACCTGCTCGCGTCCTGGTCCGCGCCCGGTGAGCCGAGGCTCGTGCGGATGGATGACCTCTACCCGGGTTGGGACGGGCTGGACGCCGGAAGCGTTGCGCTCGGCGCGGAGCTCCTCGTTCCGCTGCGAGCCACGGGCTCGGGCCGGTGGAGGCGCTGGGACTGGGCGGCGGACCGTCCGGGGGAGTGGGAGACGGTGCGCGGCAGCGAGCCGCTCATCGTGGAGGGCTGCGGCACCCTCTCGCGCCCCAACGCCGAGCTGGCCGATCTGGGCATCTGGCTCGACGCCGACGACGAGCTCCGCAGGGCGCGCGCCATCGCGCGGGACGGCGAGACGTTCGCCGCTCACTGGGATCAGTGGCAGGACGAATTCGAGCGCTATCTCGCGCGCGAGAACCCGAGAGAGAACGCCGACGTCGTGGTCGACATCACGGCTTGGCCGTTCGGCACCCTCGCGAACCAGCCGACCGGGACTAACGTTGAGGCATGA
- a CDS encoding metallopeptidase family protein: MALHLDAHAFEQLVTDELDRLPDDMVDGLENVVFVVEDRPEDGSLDLLGLYDGVALTERDRYGFGEMPDRIVLYREPLLAISADEAELRDQVHVTLVHEIGHYYGIDDERLHELGWA; the protein is encoded by the coding sequence GTGGCGCTTCACCTCGACGCGCACGCCTTCGAGCAGCTCGTCACCGACGAGCTCGACCGCCTCCCCGACGACATGGTCGACGGCCTCGAGAACGTGGTCTTCGTCGTCGAGGACCGGCCGGAGGACGGGTCGCTCGACCTGCTCGGGCTCTACGACGGCGTCGCGCTCACCGAACGCGATCGATACGGCTTCGGTGAGATGCCGGACCGGATCGTCCTGTACCGGGAGCCGCTCCTGGCGATCTCAGCCGATGAGGCCGAACTGCGCGATCAAGTGCATGTGACGCTCGTGCACGAGATCGGCCATTACTACGGCATCGACGACGAACGGCTCCACGAGCTCGGATGGGCTTAG